The Cryptomeria japonica chromosome 9, Sugi_1.0, whole genome shotgun sequence DNA segment ccatcctttctctctctctaactctctctctcttgctctctctctctctctctctctctctctctctctctctctcttgctcccctttccctcttgctcctctctctctctctctctctctctctctctctctctcgctctctctctgcttatcctattctctccctctctctctctctcttcccctctccatttcccaatctcttgatctctctcgtcctcatcctctctatctctccttctcttcctatcccctactctctctctctctcccattatcctagtctttccctctcttcctattctttccctctctctctctcttccattctcCATTTTccaatctcttgatctctctcctccgcatcctctctatctctccttctcttcctatcccctactctctctctctctctatctctctctccttatcctagtctttccctctcttcctattttAGACTTTCCatatcttcctatcctaatctccctctctctctcctctctctctatctctctctctctatctctctctctatctctctctctatctctctctcgttgtcctagtctttccctctcttcctatcatagtctttccatctcttcctatcctaatctcactctctctcccctctctctctctctatctctctctctctatctctccctgcttatcctagtctttccctctcttcctatcctagtccttccatATCTTCCTATCCtattctttccatctcttcctatcctaatctccctctctctcccctctctctctctctctctctctctctctctctctctctcgtcatcctagtctttccctctcttcctatcgtagactttccatctcttcctatcctaatcttcctctctctcccctctctctttgtctctctctatctctctctctatgtctCCCTCCTTaacctagtctttccctctcttcctatcctagtccttccatctcttcctatcctaatctccctctctctctctctctctctctctctctttctctctctctctctttctctctttgtcccactctctctcttaccccctccctccctccatcctttctctctctctaagtctctctctctctcttgctccctctctctatctctctctctctctccttatcctattctctccctctctttccctctccccctctccatttcccaatctccctaacTCTCGcctcctcattctctctatctctccatctcttcctatcctaatctccctctctctttctctctatctctctcgctctctcccattatcctagtctttccctctcttcctattctttccctctctctctctcttccattctcCATTTTccaatctcttgatctctctcctcctcatcctctctatctctccttctcttcctatcccctactctctctctctctctctctctatctctctctccttatcctagtctttccctctcttcctattttAGACTTTCCatatcttcctatcctaatctccctctctctctcctctctctctatctgtctctctctatctctctctctatctttctcgttgtcctagtctttccctctcttcctatcatagtctttccatctcttcctatcctaatctcactctctctcccctctctctctctctatctctctctctctatctctccctcgttatcctagtctttccctctcttcttatcctagTCCTTCCATATCTTCCTATCCtattctttccatctcttcctatcctaatctccctctctctcctctctctctctctctctctctctctctctctctctcgtcatcctagtctttccctctctttgtctctctctatctctctctctatctctccctccttaacctagtctttccctctcttcctatcctagtccttccatctcttcctatcctaatctccctctctctctctctctctttctctctctctctctttctctctttgtcccactctctctcttaccccctccctccctccatcctttctctctctctaagtatctctctctctctctctctctctctctctctctctctctctctccttatcctattctctccctctctttccctctccccctctccatttcccaatgtCCCTAACTCTCAcctcctcattctctctatctctccttctcttcctatcccctactctctctctctgtctcacacccctctccctctctctctttctctctctctctttctcactctctctaaccccccctctctctctctatccctctctctctctttctccctctctctctctccttatcctaatctctctgtctctctccctctccccctctccatttccaaatcttcctatctctctcctcctctttttgtctttctctcctcttcctatcccctattctctctctctctctctcgttatcctagtctttccctctcttcctatcctagtcgttccatctcttcctatcctaatctccctctctctttctctcaatctctctctctctccctctctctctctctatctctctccctctctctccctctccccctctccatttcccaatctccctatctctctcctcctcatcatctctgttgttcaccaaaagtgataacccaagaacacctgcaattgatctgtgaagtagccaattcaatctatgaagaacttcagggcttggacaacataacataggatcctaatgatcctcctgcacttcaggttctgctagacctaggggggcacacccttttgatgcattgaatacaacaatcacaaacataagactgcatcaacaatgagcagacaaaccattccacaagctcaccgaATTAGgaacacattacagattggctagatctgtataaatcataaatgaaaacagagcttggaatgagaagaacacacccctaaacataaagggaaatagatttatcttttaaattgttgttctgagaccattcccaaatctgtcaaagaccagtgccttgttcattgggcagcagagtcacacacagaactacaaatataaatcatagatgcaagttgtttttccttacaacatttccctgcactaatactttgtactaatgcattactcaatccattcataaaattatcagatctgggacacattccattgtttatgactgattatagaatttaaactcttcattgaagaatgcctacaaacaatcatacaatctccttgagatgacaaattataagcctccttgaggattcaattcataacaattaaatgcatacacagagacaatatcatgggaagttactcatgcctgacacaagcaagacctgcaactaagatcacatttacaacaatgcattgcaatcctctgtaccctaaaacaaaccaaaagcatttacaaatttggatcctgacattcagaaagtggaagccatcaaatttggagcattttccaaatttctggaacccttacaactgagaagaattcagaataaaaagaggagagaataaaatcaaatctgcaactgaattgccaagtgtctcctctctaactgaatttcgttcccgtgaaaactgcatccaaaatagcccacatttgccaaaattaacctcataatcggattcctcgctccgagagctttccggcgatatataatactttatattttggccaaaatttagaccctgggcgaatttatcctcatttgtgctcagtcatttaaatatttcgaatttcaatatagtttgaactatattatttaatcattttaaatttgattttttgcctccatttgtgctctgacgccttgccacgtggcggcctctgattggtcaatggggttgatcggatgccacctgggatgacacttcatcatcgccacgtcatctgcttcgtcactgccacttggccgcttgcttgtatgccacatcatcgccacctcatcGGGACCCGCGTGCTGGACTGTTGgctgtacccgccacctacgtgccacgtggacggctcacgttcatcctcgctatttcgctggtttaactcgcgtgcatcttccctttgcgaaatagcgcaagccgtcgatctctctcgaacttgctcgctctttaactcggccttcgtctgcaaaattttgccttttgcctcgggaagtgtgcctgCGTGGGATCCACTTTATCTTCGTCCAGTCAATTTTTCCttcgcctcgggaagcgtgctcacgcgtggccccaccttgggcgcccatgggcaccttgtgtcaaaagcctttaaggcgtAGACATTATGTTACTGTGCGTTTTTGTATATAAACACTAAAAATGTCCCTCTCCCAGCGCATGTGGGACAAAGTGATTAGGCCTGGAGCTTCATTTTTAAGAATTATCTGAGTGACTGCCTGGAAGTTTCATTTGCCAGTGCGATTTGGTTGACCCGTTGGCTTCCAGACATCAATACTCCTACCTTTGGAACAAGCACATCCATGGAAGCAactgtcacttcatcatcattgagaCGCATGGAAAAGGACTTGATTTGTTTGGGATGATTATAAACAATCATTGGTTTCTTGAAAACTTCTTCCACCAAGAATCTCTCCTGGTCGGCGTTGAAATCCATACCCCACTCTATCGTCCTCTCAAACTTGACATTCTTTTTCAGAATATCAACTGCCTCTGTGTAGGTAATTCGTTCAAAGGAATTGGAAGTCACTAGACGGAGACGATCGAAAAGAATTTTATCAAATTGATTTGCCATGAATTTCATGTCGTCCATGCAGTTGTCAACCAACCACTGACATAAGAATTTCAACAAGTCTTCTGCACAATTCATAGCATCCTTTAGATCTGCAAATGCAATTTTTGGCTCAACCATCCAATGCTCTACAAGATGTCTTCTGCTCGGAGAGATTTCAGGTCTGAAAGTTGGCCCAAACGTGTACACACTGCTAAGGCCGTGGGCAAAGCTTTCCACATGAAATTGACCAGAGACAGTTAAGTATGCCTGTCGAGAGAAGAAATCTGTGGAATAGTCAAATTTGCCATCCTTTTGAAGAAGTCCCGGTTTCAGTTTAGTcgtttcttccaattttgaaagaAAAGCTTTTGCCTTGTTGAGTTCTTCAAGAGCATTGTCTATAGAGGCCTTATCACTGTTATTCTTCTTTAACTCTTGCAGGTCTTCTGTTTTCTGTTTAACAGCATCCTTCGCAGCTtgaatgtgtttttgtttttacaTAGCTTCCAAACAGCTATGTAGCTCACCACAACCACGCTGTATGCAAGGAAGATCTACGAAGTGCGAGGGAGGAGTGTGAGGGGGGATTCACACTGCATACACCACACCGCGATGGAGAGGGGGGACATTGAAGTTTCAATGCTTTGCTGTCTTCCACGTCTCTGCCAGTCTCCTACGCTGCTCCACAAGCTTCTACGCAGAGGCATTATTCAGCACTTTAATATACTCCAAAACCACGTACTTGGAGGCACTTTGCTTGAATGTTATCATTACATCACTTTCCCATTTTCTAAGTGCCAATGGAGGATGTAAAGCTATTGGATGTCAACGCCATTCTGAACACTATGCAGGGGAAAGGAGACATAGTATTGGTTTGCAATTGTTAAGAGCATCAGCACCCTCTACCAATCATCACGTGGAGGAAGGAATGGGTGTGGGCTGGGTTTCATTTATCTTTGTGGCCCCTTTTCTCTACCACGTGAGCTGTTAAAATCTCTTGCAAACCACTTTAGCCACTATGTTGCCTTGGAAGTCTATTTTGTTGCACGTGGGGAGAAAAAGATAGCTAGAATTTGCTTGTTTCAAAAGCTATTGAAACCTCAAGACATCTGCCATCCCATACTTTATTTAATCTTCAACTTAACATCCTTCCTCATCCACGACGCTTGGGGCTttatttggcatttgatttggggCTTCCTGGAATCTATTCACCATGCTTAAAATCTAGATTGTATCGCCCACACCTCAGGGATACATCTCATGAAACTCAAGTCAATGGACTCTTTAGTGATGGCGTGCGAACAATCGCATATGTTTCATTGCCATACATGACATCAACCCGCTGAACTGCACTGGAGTTACAAAACCGCTGAACATTGCCCATCTCAATATGTTGTATTTTCCTAATTGGGATATTGTCCACAAAGAACACAGTGATTTCAATTCCAGAGAACGCTATTCTCATGGAATTCAGTTGCGGGATCGAACTAAAGGTGGAATCTCTCTTCTCGGCCTATATGAACACTTCCATTCCCATGAACATTGGTCCGCAGAACATTCAACATGAACAAATAATGACACTACTATGCAAGCCTATATCTTTATGCATCATAAAGTCATGCACTAAGAGCATTCTCGCCACAAAATCAATGCACAGGCGTgaaccaggtcgggccccaaagtgggtccgactaaaagaaaatttcgttttcatgcaactgacccctggaatgcttcgcggacctcaaacatacctctggaaatgatcggcacaattttcggatcataaaatcgcattttacatccttcaggcaattacgccacaattttcgcatttaatcgcgaagacataattttcaaacctgtcaaaacatctttctggagctcgccatctgacaggcgtgtactttgatatataaggatgacttctaccaaacagtttctcaagacgagtcccgagcgaagagatattaatttccgaaaacggccaactagctttgtcgacactacggacctgatgaagtcaatgttctggcaacttatgacgcctttctcaaaaatatcaaacgacctccgtaggccctcaaatttggaacacaggtacctttaagtacatactaaatctttgaattctcagttcggtCACCAGATTGACAAGATGCAAACGGCATGCACACAAAAATGGCAacattaattgatctaacactggaagtgcggataactgaaaatgatggcaaaatgagctcttttgaaaaccgatcaaacggattggtagagccttgaaatttgaaacgtagctcatcatttataccaacatcagcccgaaacaaacattatggcatgacgcttacttaGGCAACTtctacacttatgcgaaacagggctccgactagctgtcgaaacagggacttgccaaaacatagaaactgcaaatggaatcggcttcaaaaactgagcaaatggattcattaagacttgaaaatttgtgagctcactcacatttatgtatagaattgaatccactttgaatttactcatgatgatcaacaaggcaaaagatgtaatcgctcaaagtaggctactcaataaaatatgcatttgtgcctaaaatgcacttccagcgcacccctcaaaatgggtaccttgtaaacttatccaaattgaattctgaaagttgcacatcactgaataggccaaatgaaaggtgtgggacatgaatcccgagccttaccctctgaaaatcaaccgtcTCTACTCTACCCTCTCgcaaactaagccattcaaactgacttatttaggtgccttttcgacatac contains these protein-coding regions:
- the LOC131066398 gene encoding asparagine--tRNA ligase, cytoplasmic 1-like — translated: HIQAAKDAVKQKTEDLQELKKNNSDKASIDNALEELNKAKAFLSKLEETTKLKPGLLQKDGKFDYSTDFFSRQAYLTVSGQFHVESFAHGLSSVYTFGPTFRPEISPSRRHLVEHWMVEPKIAFADLKDAMNCAEDLLKFLCQWLVDNCMDDMKFMANQFDKILFDRLRLVTSNSFERITYTEAVDILKKNVKFERTIEWGMDFNADQERFLVEEVFKKPMIVYNHPKQIKSFSMRLNDDEVTVASMDVLVPKVGVLMSGSQRVNQIALANETSRQSLR